In one window of Pristiophorus japonicus isolate sPriJap1 chromosome 9, sPriJap1.hap1, whole genome shotgun sequence DNA:
- the tcnbb gene encoding transcobalamin beta b, which produces MVDQVTCSKGVNNRLVPVLPTADPGEITVDYTKRHAAGLPVLHPLNYSGGTTLLPAMRRAQEKQPEYFKFTEIITSWGPFITSIAGIEASNTARTYWQFLNGTLPIPVGVAEYQPSDGEHVVAKFTMY; this is translated from the exons ATGGTTGACCAGGTGACGTGCTCCAAGGGCGTAA ACAACCGCCTGGTGCCAGTCCTGCCCACGGCCGATCCCGGAGAGATCACTGTGGACTACACTAAGCGACACGCTGCCGGGCTCCCAGTACTTCACCCACTCAATTACTCTGGAGGAACCACATTGCTGCCAGCCATGAGGCGTGCACAGGAGAAGCAGCCAGAATACTTTAA ATTCACAGAGATCATCACCTCCTGGGGACCCTTCATCACCAGCATCGCTGGCATTGAGGCCTCCAACACTGCGAGGACCTACTGGCAGTTCCTGAATGGGACATTGCCAATTCCTGTGG GTGTTGCAGAGTACCAGCCTTCCGATGGTGAACACGTCGTGGCCAAGTTCACTATGTATTGA